From the genome of Ketobacter sp. MCCC 1A13808, one region includes:
- the xerD gene encoding site-specific tyrosine recombinase XerD: MPETSSENVITRYLDATWMERGLSDNSLQSYRRDLLAYAGWLVKERERGILQATDQLLNEYLAHRFEQKFNARSTARFLSAVRGFYQYCLREALIDLDPSVNIEMPKLGKPLPKTLSETDVDALLAAPDTDSDIGLRDKAMLEVLYACGVRVSELVGLSTYDVNMRQGVIRLMGKGNKERLVPMGEEAINWLSRYHRLARGAFLQNPESDVLFPSSRGVQMTRQTFWHRIKYYTVVAGIQSTVSPHTLRHAFATHLLNHGADLRVVQLLLGHSDLSTTQIYTHVAKHRLQEIHKKHHPRG, translated from the coding sequence ATGCCGGAAACCAGTTCTGAAAATGTGATTACCCGTTATCTCGATGCCACCTGGATGGAGAGAGGACTCAGCGATAATTCGCTGCAATCCTACAGGCGTGATTTGCTGGCATACGCCGGATGGTTGGTAAAAGAGCGGGAGCGGGGGATTCTGCAAGCGACCGATCAATTGTTGAATGAGTATCTGGCGCACCGGTTTGAGCAGAAGTTCAATGCGCGTTCCACCGCGCGCTTCCTCTCGGCCGTAAGGGGCTTTTATCAATATTGCTTGCGTGAAGCGCTGATTGATCTCGATCCCAGTGTGAATATAGAGATGCCCAAGCTGGGTAAACCGTTACCCAAAACGCTCAGCGAAACCGACGTGGATGCGCTGCTGGCTGCGCCGGATACCGATTCCGACATCGGCCTCCGGGACAAAGCCATGCTGGAGGTGTTGTACGCTTGTGGGGTAAGAGTCAGTGAGTTGGTGGGGTTGAGTACCTATGATGTGAACATGCGTCAAGGTGTCATCCGGCTGATGGGCAAAGGTAATAAGGAGCGTTTAGTGCCTATGGGGGAGGAGGCGATTAATTGGTTGTCGCGATATCATCGCCTCGCCCGGGGTGCCTTTCTGCAAAACCCGGAAAGTGATGTGTTGTTTCCCAGCAGTCGCGGAGTTCAGATGACACGGCAAACGTTCTGGCACCGTATAAAGTATTATACGGTGGTGGCCGGCATCCAGAGCACGGTGTCACCACATACTCTGCGTCATGCGTTTGCAACTCATTTGCTGAATCATGGTGCGGATTTGAGGGTGGTGCAGCTTCTTCTGGGGCACAGCGACCTGTCAACCACCCAAATTTATACCCATGTAGCGAAGCACCGGCTGCAGGAAATCCACAAAAAGCACCATCCGCGCGGTTAA